In a genomic window of Gammaproteobacteria bacterium:
- a CDS encoding MMPL family transporter: protein MSVLRRLAEARWAAPLLWLALVCAGGVYLHYALRLSTALSVFMPPGHTAEQRLMLEEMQDSPAARAILIAIDGGTAAERAAASRAYAGRLRQSGLFAQVANGELHLDPAEERQLFGWRYLLSPAVDAQAFTVTKLHADLQMRLAELGTPLGMLEKRFLPADPTGAFLAMLSAWQPAQAPERRNGVWVSPDGERALLLAETRAPGLDLGAMQQAIGALHSSFAAVNAAGRLHLILSGPPVFAVQSRDTIKSDSQWFSSLASVALVLLLLAVYRSFRLVLLSALPLGSAVLAGVVAVNAVFGEIHGITLAFGATLLGVAIDYPLHLFSHLSGGESPSTSLRRIWPTLRLGVLTTMAGYLALLGTGFVGLGQLGTFAIAGLAAAAGFTRWVLPRLIPQGFEPVRRTVLLEHMAERIRPRPVAMLLLLALVLLSAMVLWQHRDRIWEDNLSALSPIPPASLALDQRLRADLDAAEVSHLVVVQGATAEQVLQRSQVLGRALREGPIRDGWLRGFDMAARYLPDAATQRARQAALPDAETLRRRMDQALAGLPFRAGLFQPFIEAVQQARRQSPVTPAEAKGTLLGARIGSLLYTHNGEWVALVPLIGVKAPQPLSDWFASQHFKNVSYLDMRAQSTGLMQAFRHRALQQLLLAAVIILLVLTVGLRGIRFVFVVIGPLFLALLLDVTVLVAAGEHLSIFHLVSLLLVAGISMDYALFFSHREPDRAARAATLHALSLCAISTVLVFAILAVSSLPVLRAIGLTAAVGVGSAYLLAMLLAQRRPRAET, encoded by the coding sequence ATGAGCGTCCTGCGTCGGCTGGCTGAGGCGCGCTGGGCCGCGCCGCTGCTATGGCTGGCGCTGGTCTGCGCCGGCGGCGTTTATCTGCATTATGCGTTGCGGCTCAGCACGGCCCTGTCGGTCTTCATGCCGCCGGGGCACACGGCCGAGCAGCGGTTGATGCTGGAGGAGATGCAGGATTCGCCTGCCGCGCGTGCCATCCTGATCGCGATCGACGGCGGTACCGCCGCCGAACGGGCGGCGGCGAGCCGGGCCTACGCCGGCAGGTTGCGTCAAAGCGGTTTGTTCGCGCAGGTGGCCAACGGCGAGCTCCATCTCGATCCGGCCGAGGAGCGGCAGCTGTTCGGCTGGCGCTATCTGCTGAGTCCGGCCGTCGATGCCCAGGCGTTCACCGTAACCAAACTGCATGCCGATCTGCAGATGCGTCTGGCCGAGCTGGGCACGCCGCTCGGCATGCTCGAAAAGCGCTTTTTGCCCGCCGACCCCACCGGCGCGTTTCTGGCCATGCTCAGCGCCTGGCAGCCGGCCCAGGCCCCCGAACGGCGCAACGGCGTCTGGGTCTCGCCCGATGGCGAACGGGCCCTCCTGCTGGCAGAGACACGCGCCCCGGGGCTGGACCTGGGGGCCATGCAGCAGGCGATCGGGGCCCTGCACTCGAGCTTTGCGGCCGTGAACGCGGCCGGCAGGCTGCATCTGATTCTGAGCGGCCCGCCGGTGTTCGCGGTGCAGTCGCGCGACACCATCAAGTCCGATTCGCAGTGGTTCAGCAGCCTGGCGAGCGTGGCGCTGGTGCTGTTGCTGCTCGCCGTCTACCGTTCGTTTCGGCTGGTGTTGCTGTCGGCGTTGCCGCTGGGCAGCGCCGTCCTGGCCGGCGTGGTGGCGGTGAATGCGGTGTTCGGCGAGATTCACGGGATTACGCTGGCCTTCGGCGCCACCCTGCTGGGGGTGGCCATCGATTACCCCTTGCACCTGTTCAGCCATTTGTCCGGCGGGGAATCCCCAAGCACCAGCCTGCGGCGCATCTGGCCGACCCTGCGCCTCGGGGTGCTGACGACCATGGCCGGTTATCTCGCCCTGCTGGGTACCGGGTTCGTCGGCCTGGGGCAACTGGGCACCTTCGCCATTGCCGGCCTGGCGGCCGCCGCCGGTTTCACCCGCTGGGTCTTGCCGCGCCTGATTCCGCAGGGGTTCGAGCCGGTGCGCCGCACCGTCCTGCTGGAACACATGGCGGAGCGCATCCGGCCGCGGCCGGTCGCGATGCTCTTGCTGCTGGCGCTCGTGCTGCTTTCGGCCATGGTGCTCTGGCAGCACCGCGACCGCATCTGGGAGGACAACCTGTCGGCGCTGAGTCCCATCCCGCCCGCGTCCCTGGCGCTGGACCAACGCCTGCGCGCGGACCTGGACGCAGCCGAGGTGAGTCATCTGGTGGTGGTGCAGGGCGCGACGGCCGAGCAGGTGCTGCAGCGCAGCCAGGTCCTGGGACGGGCGCTCAGGGAGGGGCCGATCCGCGATGGCTGGCTGCGCGGCTTCGATATGGCGGCGCGCTACCTGCCCGATGCGGCCACCCAGCGTGCGCGTCAGGCCGCGCTGCCGGATGCCGAAACCCTGCGCCGCCGGATGGACCAGGCCCTGGCGGGGCTGCCGTTTCGCGCCGGTCTGTTCCAGCCGTTCATCGAGGCCGTACAGCAGGCGCGCCGCCAGTCGCCGGTGACGCCCGCCGAGGCGAAAGGCACCCTGCTGGGCGCCCGGATCGGCAGTCTGCTGTACACACACAATGGCGAATGGGTTGCGTTGGTGCCGCTGATCGGGGTCAAGGCGCCGCAGCCGCTGAGCGACTGGTTCGCGTCGCAGCACTTCAAGAACGTCAGCTATCTGGACATGCGCGCCCAGTCCACCGGCCTGATGCAGGCGTTCCGCCATCGGGCCCTGCAGCAGTTGTTGCTGGCGGCGGTCATCATCCTGCTGGTGCTGACGGTCGGCCTGCGCGGCATAAGATTCGTCTTCGTGGTTATCGGGCCGTTGTTCCTGGCGCTGCTGCTGGATGTGACGGTGCTGGTGGCGGCGGGAGAACACCTGTCGATTTTCCATCTGGTTTCCCTGCTGTTGGTCGCGGGCATCAGCATGGACTACGCGCTGTTCTTCAGCCATCGCGAACCGGACCGGGCGGCGCGTGCGGCGACCCTGCACGCGCTCAGCCTGTGCGCTATCTCCACCGTTCTGGTGTTTGCTATCCTTGCCGTCTCGTCGTTGCCGGTACTGCGGGCCATCGGGTTGACCGCCGCAGTCGGGGTCGGCAGCGCCTACCTGCTGGCGATGCTGCTCGCCCAGCGTCGGCCCAGGGCCGAGACATAA
- a CDS encoding hydroxymyristoyl-ACP dehydratase, with amino-acid sequence MLIEREELCALIPHDGAMCLLDGVEAWDESRIRCLSRSHLRADNPLRRDGVLAAVHGVEYGAQAMAVHGGLLARARGESLGQGFLAAIREVSLNVPHLDAIEAPLQVDAERLMGEGGNLMYGFELSAADRVLAAGRLMVVAREAA; translated from the coding sequence GTGCTGATCGAGCGCGAGGAACTGTGCGCGTTGATCCCGCACGATGGCGCCATGTGCCTGCTCGACGGCGTCGAGGCCTGGGACGAATCGCGCATTCGCTGCCTGAGTCGCAGTCATCTGCGGGCCGACAACCCCTTGCGCCGGGACGGCGTGCTGGCCGCGGTGCACGGTGTGGAATACGGGGCGCAGGCCATGGCGGTGCACGGCGGCCTGCTCGCCCGGGCGCGCGGCGAATCGCTGGGGCAGGGATTCCTCGCGGCCATCCGCGAGGTCAGTTTGAACGTGCCCCACCTGGACGCTATCGAAGCGCCGCTGCAGGTGGATGCGGAACGTCTGATGGGAGAGGGCGGCAATCTGATGTACGGGTTTGAATTGAGCGCGGCGGACCGGGTGCTGGCAGCGGGCCGGCTGATGGTGGTCGCGCGGGAGGCAGCATGA
- a CDS encoding HIT domain-containing protein, with protein sequence MNSRFELHPQLAQDCVTLGRFALCRLLLMDDANYPWFILVPERENVREIFELSTVDQQQLLTESSALSATLMQAYGGDKLNVAALGNVVPQLHIHHIVRYRHDPAWPRPVWGHGPRKPYTEEEREKRLAPLWAELTEFTWHR encoded by the coding sequence ATGAACAGCCGCTTCGAACTCCACCCCCAGCTTGCCCAGGACTGTGTGACGCTCGGCCGCTTTGCGCTATGCCGGCTGCTGTTGATGGACGACGCCAACTATCCCTGGTTCATCCTGGTACCCGAACGCGAGAACGTTCGGGAAATCTTCGAGCTGAGTACCGTCGACCAACAACAGCTGCTGACGGAATCCTCGGCGCTATCCGCCACGCTCATGCAGGCCTACGGCGGCGACAAACTCAATGTCGCGGCACTGGGCAACGTGGTTCCGCAACTGCATATCCACCACATCGTCCGCTACCGTCACGATCCTGCCTGGCCGAGGCCCGTGTGGGGACACGGCCCGCGCAAGCCCTACACGGAAGAAGAAAGGGAAAAACGCCTGGCGCCCCTGTGGGCCGAACTCACCGAATTCACCTGGCACAGGTAA
- a CDS encoding glycosyltransferase family 2 protein — MKPAVVIPAYNEAATIAGIARRARAVVDQVIVVDDGSTDATAAQLDELDVTLLRNSHNRGKAASIWHGAIHAIEQGADVVITLDGDGQHSPEDIPRLLEEYVANPGCIVIGARVLGRENAPWLRAFSNRQADFWISWAAGYPIRDTQSGFRAYPDSVFREVMAPHDVAHGFVFESDILIQAARSGIYSRGVPIDTVYHKHEGARSSHYHPVYDSLRIIRQVGWRLISRGMYPLGLLRALGVLPLPR; from the coding sequence ATGAAACCTGCCGTCGTCATTCCCGCCTATAACGAAGCTGCCACCATTGCGGGTATCGCGCGCCGCGCACGTGCGGTGGTGGATCAGGTCATCGTTGTGGATGACGGCTCCACCGACGCAACCGCTGCACAGCTCGATGAGCTGGATGTCACGCTGTTGCGCAACAGTCATAACCGGGGCAAGGCGGCGAGTATCTGGCACGGTGCGATCCATGCCATCGAACAGGGCGCCGATGTGGTGATCACGCTGGACGGGGACGGCCAGCACAGCCCTGAGGATATCCCGAGACTGTTGGAGGAATACGTGGCCAATCCCGGCTGCATCGTCATCGGCGCCCGGGTGCTGGGGCGGGAGAACGCCCCGTGGCTGCGGGCCTTTTCCAACCGGCAGGCAGATTTCTGGATCTCCTGGGCGGCGGGTTATCCGATTCGCGACACCCAGTCCGGGTTTCGCGCCTATCCCGACAGTGTCTTCCGCGAGGTGATGGCGCCGCACGATGTGGCGCACGGCTTCGTGTTCGAGAGCGACATCCTTATCCAGGCTGCGCGCAGCGGCATCTACAGCCGCGGGGTGCCGATCGACACCGTGTATCACAAACACGAGGGTGCGCGTTCCAGCCACTACCATCCCGTGTACGACTCCCTGCGCATTATCCGTCAGGTCGGCTGGCGGCTGATTTCGCGCGGCATGTATCCGCTCGGTCTGCTGCGCGCTCTGGGGGTATTGCCGCTGCCGCGCTAA
- a CDS encoding lipid A biosynthesis acyltransferase translates to MSRAWTEQTERGSATALMIIRWLALHLGRGLTRLLLYPITAYYLLRATASHAHSRNYLRRVLGREPGWLDMARHIYCFAATILDRVFLLAGRDGLFDVHVHNENILLGQVRSGKGCLLLGSHLGSFEVLRALGLQWHDLPLKILMYPEHNQTITRLLMSLNPAVADTVIPLGRHDTLLQVHEAVTHGQLVGMLGDRVAESAKTTTCDFLGGQAEFPLGPMLMAAALKVPVILFFGLYSGGNRYDIHFEVLTDGIDVPRGEREAEVQRLTQEYASRLEHYARLAPYNWFNFYDYWKRGS, encoded by the coding sequence GTGAGCCGCGCCTGGACCGAACAGACCGAACGCGGCAGTGCCACGGCGCTGATGATCATCCGCTGGCTGGCGCTGCACCTGGGCCGCGGTCTCACGCGCCTGCTGCTGTATCCCATCACAGCCTATTACCTGCTGCGCGCCACCGCGTCCCATGCCCATTCGCGCAACTATCTGCGCCGGGTGCTCGGACGCGAGCCCGGCTGGCTGGACATGGCGCGGCATATCTACTGTTTTGCCGCCACCATTCTCGACCGGGTGTTCCTGCTGGCCGGGCGCGACGGGTTGTTCGACGTGCACGTCCACAACGAAAACATCCTGCTCGGCCAGGTGCGCAGCGGTAAAGGCTGCCTGCTGCTCGGCTCGCACCTGGGCAGTTTCGAGGTGCTGCGCGCCCTGGGCCTGCAATGGCACGACCTGCCGCTCAAGATCCTTATGTACCCCGAGCACAACCAGACCATTACCCGCCTGCTGATGAGCCTCAACCCGGCGGTGGCGGACACCGTCATTCCCCTGGGGCGGCACGATACGCTGCTGCAGGTGCATGAAGCCGTGACCCATGGCCAGTTGGTGGGGATGCTGGGCGACCGTGTGGCGGAAAGCGCCAAGACCACGACCTGCGATTTTCTGGGCGGGCAGGCCGAATTCCCCCTCGGGCCGATGCTCATGGCCGCCGCTCTCAAGGTGCCGGTGATCTTGTTTTTCGGTCTGTACAGCGGAGGCAACCGCTACGACATCCACTTCGAAGTGCTCACCGACGGGATCGACGTGCCGCGCGGAGAACGTGAGGCCGAGGTGCAGCGACTGACCCAGGAATACGCTTCACGCCTGGAACATTACGCACGCCTGGCACCGTACAACTGGTTCAACTTTTACGATTACTGGAAGCGTGGGTCCTAG
- a CDS encoding ATP-binding cassette domain-containing protein — protein MTDSLLIEALGLSHHYGQLAAVREVNLTLRRGEVLGLLGPNGAGKSTTMNMLCGVLAPTAGMIRINGIDLLDEPRRAKQHIGYLPERPPVYRDMTVDEYLAYTARLHGLKRAGVSRALHNAKQRCGLEQAGRRLIGNLSKGYQQRVGIAQAILHEPAVVILDEPTVGLDPIQIHEIRDLIRDLGSKHSVLLSTHILPEVQAVCDRVQIIHQGQTVFDESLDTLARRESDRLLVGFAHPPAMEALKGVAGVSDVEALSEGRFRIRHAAATDTAAELARRSAEHDWGLRELTPERAGLEQIFMDLVYREAEAA, from the coding sequence ATGACCGATTCATTGCTCATCGAAGCCCTCGGGCTCAGTCATCACTACGGCCAGCTCGCCGCCGTGCGCGAGGTCAATCTCACCCTGCGCCGGGGCGAAGTGCTGGGCCTGCTCGGACCGAACGGCGCGGGCAAGTCCACCACCATGAATATGCTGTGCGGCGTGCTGGCGCCGACCGCCGGGATGATCCGCATCAACGGCATCGACCTGCTCGACGAGCCGCGCAGGGCCAAACAACACATCGGTTACCTGCCGGAACGGCCGCCGGTGTATCGCGACATGACGGTGGACGAATACCTCGCCTATACGGCCCGGCTGCACGGGTTGAAACGCGCGGGCGTTTCACGCGCCCTGCACAACGCCAAGCAACGCTGCGGCCTGGAACAAGCCGGGCGGCGGCTGATCGGCAATCTTTCGAAGGGCTATCAGCAGCGCGTGGGCATCGCGCAGGCCATCCTGCACGAACCGGCGGTGGTCATCCTCGACGAACCCACCGTCGGACTGGACCCGATCCAGATTCACGAAATCCGCGACCTGATCCGCGACCTGGGCAGCAAGCACAGCGTGCTGCTTTCCACTCACATCCTGCCCGAAGTCCAGGCCGTATGTGACCGGGTGCAGATCATCCATCAGGGCCAGACGGTGTTCGACGAATCGCTCGACACACTTGCCCGACGCGAGTCCGACCGACTGCTGGTCGGCTTTGCGCATCCACCGGCCATGGAAGCGCTCAAGGGAGTCGCCGGCGTCAGCGATGTCGAAGCGCTCTCCGAAGGGCGGTTTCGCATCCGCCACGCGGCCGCAACCGATACCGCCGCCGAACTGGCGCGCCGGTCGGCCGAACACGACTGGGGGCTGCGCGAACTCACTCCGGAACGCGCCGGGCTGGAACAGATATTCATGGATCTCGTTTACCGCGAGGCCGAGGCGGCATGA
- a CDS encoding beta-ketoacyl-[acyl-carrier-protein] synthase family protein has protein sequence MRPLRITAYTLTNALGRGNAASLEALRAGRSGLTPCDFEGAELETWIGRVEGLEDLPVTGRLSAYDCRNNRLAQLALAQDGFEEACLQARSRYGADGIGVFMGTSTSGIEQTERAYRARHGADQPLPDWFDYQHTHNVFSLASYVRDALLLEGPAQCISTACSSSAKVFATAWRHMQAGLCEAAIVGGVDSLCLMTLYGFNSLQLVSGQPCRPADPERDGINIGEAGGFALIEWADETDDCLCVLGYGESADAYHMSSPHPEGLGAADAMRAALTRAGLNANTIDYVNLHGTATQANDAAEDRAVTAVLGTQTPCSSTKGWTGHTLGAAGITEVGFGCLSIEHGFIPGSINTQNVDPAFQSNVVLENRDTEVSYVMTNSFGFGGSNASLILGCRQ, from the coding sequence ATGCGTCCCCTGCGAATCACCGCCTACACCCTGACGAATGCGCTGGGCCGAGGAAACGCCGCCTCGCTGGAAGCCCTGCGCGCCGGGCGCAGCGGTTTGACGCCATGTGATTTCGAGGGCGCCGAGCTTGAGACCTGGATCGGCCGGGTCGAGGGGCTGGAGGACCTGCCCGTCACCGGGCGCCTGTCCGCCTATGATTGCCGCAACAACCGGCTGGCGCAGCTGGCCCTGGCCCAGGACGGCTTCGAGGAGGCCTGCCTGCAGGCGCGCAGCCGTTACGGTGCGGACGGCATCGGCGTGTTCATGGGCACCAGCACCTCCGGCATCGAGCAGACCGAGCGTGCCTACCGGGCCCGCCACGGCGCGGATCAGCCGCTGCCCGACTGGTTCGATTACCAGCACACTCATAACGTGTTTTCGCTGGCCTCCTACGTGCGCGACGCCCTGTTGCTGGAAGGGCCGGCCCAGTGCATCTCCACCGCCTGTTCCTCCAGCGCCAAGGTCTTCGCCACCGCCTGGCGGCACATGCAGGCCGGACTGTGCGAGGCCGCGATCGTCGGCGGCGTGGACAGCCTGTGCCTGATGACGCTGTACGGCTTCAACTCCCTGCAGTTGGTGTCGGGGCAGCCCTGCCGTCCCGCCGATCCCGAACGCGACGGCATCAACATCGGTGAGGCGGGAGGTTTCGCCCTGATCGAATGGGCCGACGAGACGGACGACTGCCTGTGTGTGCTCGGTTACGGCGAAAGCGCCGATGCCTATCACATGTCCTCGCCTCATCCCGAAGGGCTGGGCGCCGCCGACGCCATGCGCGCGGCGCTGACGCGGGCCGGTCTGAACGCCAACACCATCGATTACGTGAACCTCCACGGCACGGCGACCCAGGCCAACGATGCGGCGGAGGATCGCGCCGTCACCGCCGTGCTCGGCACCCAGACCCCGTGCAGCTCGACCAAGGGCTGGACCGGTCACACCCTGGGTGCCGCAGGCATCACCGAGGTAGGTTTCGGCTGCCTGAGCATCGAGCATGGCTTCATACCCGGCAGCATCAACACCCAAAACGTGGACCCTGCCTTCCAGAGCAACGTCGTGCTCGAAAACCGCGATACCGAGGTGAGTTACGTGATGACCAACTCGTTCGGTTTTGGTGGCAGCAACGCGAGTCTCATCCTGGGGTGCCGGCAATGA
- the fabG gene encoding 3-oxoacyl-ACP reductase FabG gives MKRALVTGGSGDIGGAVCRRLAAEGYEVIVHAASRPERAEAVAEGIRNEGGQARSVVFDVTDAEATRTSLEALLEDGPVQVVVNNAGMHDDAPLAGMSEVQWRRVIDVSLHGFYHVTQPLLMPMIRTRWGRIISLSSIAAVMGNRGQANYAAAKAGLHGASKSLAIELASRNITVNVVAPGIIEGEMSGGTFDADLVKQLVPMKRAGQPEEVADLVAFLASERAAYITGQVISINGGMA, from the coding sequence ATGAAGCGCGCGCTGGTGACCGGCGGAAGCGGCGATATCGGCGGTGCGGTCTGCCGCCGACTGGCTGCAGAGGGCTATGAAGTCATCGTGCATGCGGCTTCGCGTCCCGAACGCGCCGAGGCCGTCGCCGAGGGTATCCGCAACGAGGGCGGACAGGCCCGCAGTGTGGTGTTCGACGTCACCGATGCCGAGGCCACTCGCACAAGTCTCGAAGCCCTGCTCGAGGACGGCCCCGTCCAGGTGGTCGTCAACAACGCCGGCATGCACGATGACGCTCCGCTGGCCGGGATGAGCGAAGTCCAGTGGCGGCGGGTGATCGACGTCAGCCTGCACGGTTTTTACCACGTCACCCAGCCGCTGCTGATGCCCATGATCCGCACCCGCTGGGGGCGCATCATCAGTCTGTCCTCCATCGCCGCCGTGATGGGCAATCGCGGCCAGGCCAACTACGCCGCCGCCAAGGCCGGCCTGCACGGCGCCAGCAAATCTCTCGCCATCGAACTCGCCTCGCGCAACATCACCGTCAACGTCGTCGCCCCCGGCATCATCGAGGGCGAGATGAGCGGCGGCACGTTCGACGCCGATCTCGTCAAACAGCTCGTTCCCATGAAGCGCGCCGGTCAGCCGGAGGAGGTCGCCGATCTGGTCGCCTTCCTGGCTTCGGAGCGCGCCGCCTACATCACCGGGCAGGTGATCTCCATCAACGGTGGTATGGCCTAG
- a CDS encoding beta-ketoacyl synthase chain length factor gives MNEIHISGIGLAAPGLAGWEEGQRCLAGETDYEATSLPRLTPEILPPNERRRTSPIMRLALAVAYEAAQNAEADLAELASVFASASGDMDIIHAICETLASSDPAISPTQFHNSVHNAPAGYWSIASKSRAPSTSLSAFDASFAAGLMEAATQVGLEGGSVLLAAYDVPPPFPISEARPVREPFGCALVLTQEASAASSACLTLELVKDQEETVLDHAGLEALRRDNPAARALPLLKALAEGATARLVLPYLPGRQLLVECVPC, from the coding sequence ATGAACGAGATCCACATCAGCGGTATCGGTCTGGCCGCCCCCGGTCTGGCAGGCTGGGAAGAGGGACAGCGCTGCCTGGCCGGCGAGACGGACTACGAGGCGACCTCGCTGCCGCGCCTGACCCCCGAAATCCTGCCGCCCAACGAGCGGCGCCGTACCAGCCCCATCATGCGCCTGGCTCTGGCAGTCGCGTATGAGGCCGCGCAAAACGCCGAGGCCGATCTTGCGGAGCTGGCCAGCGTGTTCGCTTCCGCCAGCGGCGACATGGATATCATCCACGCGATTTGCGAGACCCTGGCATCCAGCGATCCGGCAATCTCCCCGACCCAGTTCCACAATTCGGTGCACAACGCACCGGCGGGTTACTGGTCCATCGCCAGCAAGTCCCGCGCACCGTCGACCTCACTGTCGGCCTTCGATGCCAGCTTTGCCGCCGGGCTCATGGAGGCCGCTACCCAGGTTGGCCTGGAGGGCGGCTCCGTCCTGCTGGCGGCCTATGACGTGCCGCCACCGTTTCCGATCAGCGAGGCGCGTCCGGTGCGCGAGCCTTTCGGCTGCGCCCTGGTGCTGACCCAGGAAGCCAGCGCCGCGAGTTCGGCCTGCCTGACCCTGGAGCTGGTCAAGGACCAGGAAGAAACCGTGCTCGATCACGCCGGGCTCGAAGCGCTGCGCCGGGACAATCCCGCCGCCCGCGCCCTGCCGTTGCTGAAGGCACTGGCGGAAGGGGCTACCGCCCGCCTGGTGCTGCCTTATCTGCCCGGGCGGCAGCTGCTGGTGGAGTGCGTGCCGTGCTGA
- a CDS encoding GldG family protein: protein MKLTPRSRRWLMLQNILFVVLFLGVVGALAWLSKTYDYQADWTANQRNSLSQTSRKLLKALPAPLEVTAFVPDNPDLHRRIRARIKEYQRYKHDITLHFLDPSLHPQEAKAAGVNRGGNLVFSYQGRRELVSSLGEQQIAEALQRLARPNKPQVYFLTGHGERDPASPNNPGYSQIAQTLIRSGLDLHKLNLVRKDGIPADTSLLVIAGPQDPFTPGEVAAIEHFLQHGGNLLWLQDPSLPTTLKPLAGEFGIRFLNGLVVESNPKLRALLGIQNPAVIPVIDYTLTPVTQGLHNQTIFPFTNGMQVTQQEANWIATPFLHSLPSSWNATQGLTPELKFSRQAGDIKGPITIGTLLTRMHGKQQQRVAVIGDSDFMANAFLGNGDNLQLAVNLFNWLAHDDALLNIAPRTAPDTHLVLGHNQGILIGVFFLLILPAALMLAGVLIWVRRHRR from the coding sequence ATGAAACTGACGCCCCGTTCCCGCCGCTGGCTGATGTTGCAGAACATCCTGTTCGTGGTGCTGTTCCTGGGTGTCGTGGGCGCGCTGGCGTGGCTGTCGAAGACCTACGACTATCAGGCGGACTGGACCGCCAACCAGCGCAACTCCCTGTCGCAGACCTCGCGCAAACTGCTCAAGGCGCTGCCCGCTCCGCTTGAGGTCACCGCCTTCGTACCGGACAATCCGGATCTGCACCGCCGCATCCGTGCCCGCATCAAGGAATACCAGCGCTACAAGCACGACATCACGCTGCATTTTCTCGACCCCTCGCTGCACCCGCAGGAAGCCAAGGCTGCCGGCGTAAACCGGGGCGGCAACCTGGTGTTCAGCTACCAGGGCCGGCGCGAACTCGTCTCCAGCCTCGGCGAACAGCAAATCGCCGAAGCCCTGCAACGGCTGGCGCGCCCGAACAAACCGCAGGTGTATTTTCTGACCGGCCACGGCGAGCGTGATCCCGCCAGCCCCAACAACCCGGGTTATTCGCAGATCGCGCAAACCCTGATACGCAGCGGGCTGGATCTTCACAAACTCAACCTGGTGCGCAAGGACGGCATCCCGGCCGATACCTCACTGCTGGTGATCGCCGGCCCGCAGGATCCGTTCACACCAGGTGAGGTCGCGGCGATCGAACACTTCCTGCAGCATGGCGGCAACCTGCTCTGGCTGCAGGACCCCAGCCTGCCGACCACCCTCAAACCGCTGGCTGGCGAATTCGGCATCCGGTTCCTCAACGGCCTGGTGGTGGAATCCAATCCCAAGCTGCGCGCGCTGCTCGGCATTCAGAATCCCGCCGTGATCCCGGTGATCGACTACACCCTCACCCCGGTCACCCAGGGCCTGCACAATCAGACGATCTTCCCTTTCACCAACGGCATGCAGGTTACCCAGCAGGAGGCCAACTGGATCGCCACCCCTTTCCTGCACAGCCTGCCGAGCAGCTGGAACGCCACCCAGGGGCTGACGCCCGAACTTAAATTCAGCCGACAGGCCGGCGACATCAAGGGACCGATCACCATCGGCACCCTGCTGACACGCATGCATGGCAAACAGCAACAACGGGTCGCCGTGATCGGTGACAGCGACTTCATGGCCAATGCCTTCCTGGGCAACGGCGACAATCTCCAGCTCGCGGTCAACCTGTTCAACTGGCTGGCGCACGACGATGCCCTGCTGAATATCGCGCCGCGCACCGCACCGGATACGCATCTGGTACTTGGCCACAACCAGGGCATTCTGATCGGTGTGTTCTTCCTGTTGATCCTGCCGGCAGCATTGATGCTGGCAGGCGTATTGATCTGGGTGCGCCGGCACCGTCGCTAG
- a CDS encoding ABC transporter permease subunit, with amino-acid sequence MTFTIARTEFRRLFGTPLAWSILALLQFILALLFLIFVQSFLTQIQPHSAGLANAPGVTDYVLTPLFMWASIFMLGVMPLLTMRSFADERAHGTLTLLSSAPIASTHIVLGKFLSLVFFIIVMLAMLMLMPLSLTAGTHLDWGKLAAGLLGLFLLLGSFAAAGIYISSLTAQPIIAAVSTFGLLLFLVILYISGASQGSSSALFLYLSHFSHFLNFLNGNFDSSDLLYYLLFMLTFLVLAIRRLDQLRFKP; translated from the coding sequence ATGACCTTCACCATCGCGCGCACCGAGTTCCGGCGGCTGTTCGGAACCCCGTTGGCCTGGTCGATCCTGGCCCTGTTGCAGTTCATCCTCGCGCTGCTGTTTCTGATTTTCGTGCAAAGCTTCCTGACCCAGATCCAGCCGCACAGCGCCGGACTGGCCAACGCCCCCGGCGTGACCGACTACGTGCTCACCCCGCTGTTCATGTGGGCGAGTATTTTCATGCTCGGGGTCATGCCGCTGCTGACTATGCGCAGCTTCGCCGATGAGCGTGCCCACGGCACGCTGACGCTGCTGTCCAGCGCCCCGATCGCCAGTACGCATATCGTACTCGGCAAGTTCCTGTCGCTGGTGTTCTTCATCATCGTCATGCTCGCCATGCTGATGCTGATGCCGTTGTCGCTGACCGCCGGCACGCATCTCGACTGGGGCAAACTGGCGGCCGGACTGCTGGGCCTGTTCCTGCTGCTCGGCAGCTTCGCTGCGGCCGGCATCTACATCTCCAGCCTGACCGCGCAGCCCATCATCGCCGCCGTCAGCACCTTCGGACTGTTGCTGTTCCTGGTCATTCTTTACATTTCCGGCGCCTCGCAGGGCAGCAGCAGCGCGCTGTTTTTGTACCTCTCCCATTTCAGCCACTTCCTGAATTTCCTGAACGGGAATTTCGACAGCAGCGATCTCCTTTATTACCTGCTGTTCATGCTCACCTTCCTGGTGCTCGCCATCCGCCGCCTGGACCAATTGCGCTTTAAACCATGA